The following coding sequences lie in one Bartonella sp. DGB1 genomic window:
- the rpsB gene encoding 30S ribosomal protein S2 codes for MSLPHFTLKDLLEAGVHFGHQTHRWNPKMAPYIHGVRNKVHIIDLVQTVPLLHQALKVVSDTVAAGGRVLFVGTKRQAASIIAESAKQSAQYYVNSRWLGGMLTNWKTISHSIQRLRALDELLASDSQGLTKKELLNLGRERDKLDVNLGGIRDMGSTPDLLFVIDTNKEMIAINEARRLSIPVIAVIDTNSDPSVVDYPIPGNDDASRSIELYCKLVVEAVLDGLARQQGMSGVDLGAKANLPLENVTETNIAAEANIEEPNKA; via the coding sequence ATGTCGTTACCACATTTTACGTTAAAAGATTTATTAGAAGCTGGTGTTCACTTTGGTCACCAAACTCATCGTTGGAACCCAAAAATGGCGCCATATATTCATGGTGTTCGTAATAAAGTCCATATTATTGATTTAGTACAAACAGTTCCTTTATTGCATCAAGCGCTTAAAGTAGTTTCAGATACGGTTGCTGCAGGTGGTCGTGTGTTGTTTGTAGGTACTAAAAGGCAGGCTGCATCTATTATCGCAGAATCTGCTAAACAATCTGCACAATATTATGTTAATTCCCGTTGGTTAGGTGGTATGTTAACTAACTGGAAAACAATCTCTCACTCTATTCAACGGTTACGTGCTTTAGATGAATTATTAGCTAGTGATTCTCAAGGGCTTACTAAAAAAGAATTATTAAATTTAGGCCGTGAGCGTGATAAATTAGATGTTAATTTAGGTGGTATAAGAGATATGGGCTCTACACCAGATCTATTATTTGTTATTGATACAAATAAAGAAATGATCGCAATAAATGAAGCACGTCGTTTGTCTATTCCAGTTATTGCTGTTATTGATACAAATTCTGATCCTTCTGTAGTTGATTATCCTATTCCTGGAAATGATGATGCTTCGCGTTCAATAGAATTATATTGTAAGCTTGTAGTAGAAGCTGTTTTAGATGGTTTAGCTCGTCAACAAGGTATGTCAGGTGTTGATTTAGGCGCTAAAGCAAATTTGCCTTTAGAAAATGTAACTGAGACAAATATAGCAGCTGAAGCAAATATAGAAGAGCCAAATAAAGCTTAA
- a CDS encoding HIT family protein encodes MKQYDDNNIFAKILRKELKATFVCEDENIAVIMDAMPQSKGHMLVIPKVKARNILDIPPEYLPNLILQTQKIAKIAKDKLNADGISIFQFNEPDGGQTVFHLHFHVVPRYKNIELKTHARTFADPDELENIAKIIRQAL; translated from the coding sequence ATGAAACAATATGATGATAATAATATTTTTGCTAAAATTTTACGCAAGGAATTGAAAGCAACTTTTGTTTGTGAAGATGAAAATATAGCGGTTATTATGGATGCTATGCCTCAAAGTAAAGGACATATGCTAGTGATCCCTAAAGTTAAAGCACGTAATATTTTGGATATTCCACCAGAATATCTACCTAATCTTATTTTACAAACTCAAAAAATTGCTAAAATTGCAAAAGACAAGCTTAATGCAGATGGAATATCTATTTTTCAATTTAATGAACCAGATGGAGGACAGACAGTATTCCATCTACATTTTCATGTTGTCCCACGCTATAAAAATATAGAACTAAAGACTCATGCTAGAACCTTTGCTGATCCAGATGAATTAGAAAATATAGCAAAAATAATCAGACAAGCTCTCTAA
- the tsf gene encoding translation elongation factor Ts: protein MNISASQVKSLREKTGAGMMDCKTALIESNGDMTAAEDWLRKKGIARADKKLGRAAAEGLVGVAREGNKGVMVEINSETDFVARNEDFQKIVRDISNVALSTEGSVDVIANATYPNSSENVTEALRSAVAVIGENMILRRATQLTVENGVVATYVHNATSENMGKIGVLVAVETAGDPEAALVFGRQVAMHVAAINPLAVTADEIDAEIVARERAIYLDQARQSGKADNIAEKMVEGRMNKFFAEVVLLSQPFVINSDLTVGQAVEELSKKINAPVKITAFKRFVVGDGVEKEVTNFAEDVASMVKK from the coding sequence ATGAATATTTCTGCTTCTCAGGTTAAGAGCTTGCGTGAAAAAACTGGTGCAGGCATGATGGATTGTAAAACAGCCTTAATAGAATCTAATGGTGATATGACCGCTGCGGAAGATTGGTTGCGTAAAAAAGGTATAGCTAGAGCTGATAAAAAATTAGGTCGTGCTGCTGCTGAAGGACTTGTAGGTGTTGCGCGTGAAGGTAATAAGGGGGTAATGGTAGAAATTAACTCTGAAACTGATTTCGTTGCACGTAATGAAGATTTCCAAAAAATAGTACGTGATATATCTAACGTTGCTTTATCTACTGAAGGTTCAGTGGACGTTATAGCTAATGCTACTTATCCTAATTCAAGTGAAAATGTGACGGAAGCATTACGTTCAGCTGTTGCTGTTATTGGTGAAAATATGATTTTGCGTCGTGCTACTCAGTTGACAGTTGAAAATGGTGTTGTGGCTACTTATGTACATAATGCTACTTCTGAAAATATGGGTAAAATTGGTGTCTTGGTTGCTGTGGAAACAGCTGGAGATCCTGAAGCTGCTCTTGTTTTTGGTCGTCAAGTAGCCATGCATGTTGCTGCTATTAATCCTTTAGCTGTGACTGCTGATGAAATAGATGCAGAGATAGTTGCTCGTGAGAGAGCTATTTATCTTGATCAGGCGCGTCAATCTGGTAAAGCTGATAATATTGCGGAAAAAATGGTTGAAGGTAGAATGAACAAATTTTTTGCAGAAGTAGTTCTATTATCACAACCATTTGTTATTAATTCAGATCTTACTGTAGGTCAGGCAGTAGAAGAATTGTCGAAAAAAATTAATGCTCCAGTAAAAATTACGGCTTTCAAACGTTTTGTTGTAGGTGACGGCGTTGAGAAAGAAGTAACAAATTTTGCTGAAGATGTTGCTTCTATGGTTAAAAAATAA
- a CDS encoding RidA family protein, giving the protein MSNIQQNLKNLNIVIPQATVAVANYQPYITSDKYLFISGQLPMVDGKLKYNGKVGQNISIEQASEAAALCAINVLAQAQAALNNLNKIKKLIKLTIFIATSNDFTQHSYVGNGASDLFVNILGEKGKHSRSAIGVNSLPFDAPVEIEAIFEIEKENNETI; this is encoded by the coding sequence ATGAGCAATATTCAACAAAATCTTAAAAACCTTAATATAGTAATTCCACAAGCTACTGTTGCTGTCGCTAATTATCAGCCTTATATCACTAGTGATAAATATTTATTTATTTCTGGACAATTACCTATGGTTGACGGAAAATTAAAATATAATGGCAAAGTAGGTCAAAATATATCGATAGAACAAGCAAGCGAAGCCGCAGCTTTATGCGCGATAAATGTTCTTGCACAAGCACAAGCAGCCTTAAATAATCTAAATAAAATTAAAAAATTAATTAAATTAACTATTTTTATAGCAACTAGCAATGATTTTACTCAACATTCCTACGTTGGTAATGGAGCTTCTGATTTATTTGTGAATATTCTAGGAGAAAAAGGTAAACACAGTCGCTCTGCTATAGGAGTTAACTCTCTACCATTTGATGCACCAGTGGAAATTGAAGCAATATTTGAAATAGAGAAAGAAAACAATGAAACAATATGA